tgctaattatatatatcgTGATAATTAAGTATTATAGTACCACATGAGTAGgacatttttccttttgttttatttttcttcttttaagttTGTTGGACTTTTCAAGATATAGCTGATCAAATTCATGAAAcgcttaaaaataatttctttttgtttattttttcttctttaattacaaatatggtattaatttatgtttattatgttAATTAAACAAGCCTTGAGATTCTTGTTCGTTGTATGTTCTGTTGGTTAATTTATTCGATATCATTTGTAACATGCTCGATGGAATTTGTTTTGATAAATGTAAAATgtgatgaaatataataaaacattTAAGAATACTTTTACCTCCACGACAAGAGGAAATTcaagagcttattttatattaaccTTATTTATCAACATATAGTACAAAAGATATTCCAAGGACTTCAACTTTCTCAAAAATATTCTCAACGTGATTTTTACGAAATATTCTCAACTAATGTATACTCTTCATTTGGAtatcaattaaaatttaaaattgaaatagaaCCTGACTCCCAATGTAGCAAGCTTATTTGAGTTGTAACACTAGATAATTTCTCCATCCAAGAATTTTTGGCATTTGAAATTGAGGTTCAATTACCTATGTTACACCTATTAAACAATGTCTACAAACAAGTCTAGTTTTTTCTAATGAATTTCTTTGTTGTCTATTTCTtaatcttcatttttatttttatgcatatttgtattatcacattcattttctaatttattttttatcatacaaaatttgaaatggATTTAACATTATATTCTCGATTTCATTTAATCTCCAAACTtgttatcatttctttttcaactAGAGTTTTAGGTTGAGTTGACCTCTGTTGATTCATGAATAAGATTTTTAGTTGCTTTCAAAGTCCCATTAATTTCTGCTctagtttctttttccattgcaataatttatttatttttctattttttattttggatttctTGATTACAAAATTCTTAATATGTTTCTGTACGAGGTaggataataaatagaaatagtGTATCACTAGGCAAGATAGTTAATGAATATGACTGGTCAGCATAAATGGCTAGCTAGCTTTATATAAGCAATgcgaaagaaatagaaaaaaggaTGAGAAATTTTGTGAATCAAAAGGTCCTGTCAAAGTACtctaataaagaaaaaacaaatgacaattaagtttttaattatatatattgtggtAAGTGCTATATTGCAACATGAatagtacatttttttttctttttttttttttctctctttaggGTTTGATTGGACTTTTCAAGATATatttgatgaaaattttgaaattcttaaaagtaatttatttttctttattattttctttaattatgaatatagtattaatttatgttCATTATGTTAATTAAACAAGCCTTAAGATACTTGTTATTTGTATGCTCTAtcagaacatttttttttagtattattttaacACATTCGATAGAAAGTGTTTTAATAAATGTAAAATgtgaagaaatataaaaaaaatttgatcaaaTTCGAGGATGCCCATGCCTCAATGAGAAGAGAGAAATCTAAGAGCTTATTTTGTATTAACTTTCTTTACCACCATATAGTTCAAGAGATATAACAAAGACTTCaaattcttcaaaaatatttccaacatTCGCACAATAATTTTAGCAAAATCTTCTCAACCCATGTATACTCTTAATTGAGATATCAATTgagattcaaaattcaaatagaaCCTCACTCCTAATGTAGCAATATTTGAGTTATAACGCTAGATAATTGATCTAATCAAGAATTTTTGACATATGAAGTTGAGGTtcaattactattattacaCCAATTAAACATTTTTCACAAACAAATCTAGATTTCTCTACTGGATTTCTTTGTTGTCCATGTCTTGATCTTCCTTTCCATTTTTGTGCAAATTTATTTCATGACtttgcatttaatttttttatatcatacaAGATCtgaaatagatttaatattatattttcaatttctttttatctCCAAACTTGCTAGCATGTCTTTTTCAACTAGAGTTTTAGGTGTTGAGTCGACCTCTCTGTTAATTCATGAATaagattttcaattattttttaaattttatcagtTAATAATTATTGTTGTAGTTACTTTTTTCATTGCaacaaattatttctttttctatttctgaTTTAGGGATTCTTGCTATAGGTTCATCCATAATAATTCGTTATAATTGTGTGATTGAGAGGTATGTGCCATGTTTAGTTCAATATTCTAATCAAAACTTTTGGTTTGTAAGTTGTTGAGATTTGGCCAAATACTTTCCACGATTTGAAAGACTCTTAAATCTTTTGTTTTTGCTGCAAAATGATAAGTGACATGAACACTCGACATACAAAATACAAACAAGaaatcaagattttttttagatatgcATGTAGGCTAAGATCATGAGTTCATGAATAATGATGTAGAATAATGGAATAAATTAAGGAGACGTATTAGACACTTGACTGGAGTCTTATCAACATTTTGGGGCTAAAGATCCTAAATCGTAAAATTATTTGGAACACTAGAACAGAAGATATTAGGTTGTCTATTGTAGAAGGAAGGAAGTTACTGCATGATTAAATACATATAATCATATGTAATCACCTGAATATCATGACTGATCCCAACCAAAATTAACATACATAGCAAGAACATTTCATAATTTCTCGATTACaaaattcttaatatatttcAGTAAAAGGCAAGATAGTAGATTGATATGGTGTACTGCTAGGCAAGATAGTCAATAGATATTGTCTTTCTTTGAGTAGAGGTACAAGTTCCCTGTCTTTGTATAGGTTTGGTGGTAGTGGAGTATACTATGAAGGGCAAGTTAGAGtcattttatgttaaaatgtcTTTAGCGGGGGAGGAGCAAGAAGAGATTCATGTAGagcaaaatttgatgaaaaatgcAGTTTTGCGTGGAGAGAATTGTTTGATAATGATATTGTTAACTTCGAAACATTATAATCGAGAGGCTTTCAAGCAGATAATGAAGAAGATTTGGCGACTTGTTAAAACTATTCGTTTTCGTGATTGAGATAGGTTCTACTATTAGTTGAGTTTGAATATGTTCGAGATAACCAAAGAGTTCAAAGAGAGGGACTTTTGACAAGAGTCTagtgcttttaaaattttttgatgGCGCTCAACAAGTTCATCAAATTCAGATAACAGCTTTCTAAGTTTGAATACATGATTTATAGCTGATGGCATGCAATGAGtatattgaaaatttgattgagcGTTTTTTGGAAAAAGTCCTCGAAGATGATCTAGATAAGGGTGATTTTACATGGGAAGAGTATATAAGGATAAAAGTTGTTATGAATATTACAAAACCAATGTAGCATACTTTTTTGATGTCTATtccttgattttcattttcatttttatacatatttgtTTCATTACCTtgattttctaatttattttttgactataCAAAGTCTGAAAtagatttcatattatattcTTGATTTCCTTTTATCTCCAAAATTGCTAGCATTTCTTTCTCAACTAGAGTTTTAGGTGTTGAATCGACCTCCGTTAATTCatgaataagatttttttattgtttttgaaATCTCATCGATTGCTgctatagttttttttatttaaacaattaatttattttatatttttgatttaGAGGTTCTTGCCATGAGTTCATCCTAAATAATTCATTATAGGGGTGTGATTGAGAGATATGTGTCATGTTTAGCCCATTCATCCAACTAAAACCTTTGGTTTGTAAACTGTATGTTATTGAGACTTGGCCAAATACTTTCCATGGcttaaaaaacttcaaaatcttttatttttttaaacaaaattataagtGACGTAAACACTTGACCAGACATACAAAATGCAAACAAGAAATTAAGATTGTTTTATGAAATATACATGCAAGCTAGGATCATGAATTCATGAATAATAAAGTATAATAAGGGATTAAATTATAAAGAGGTACTAGAAACTTGACTGGAGTATTATTGAGATTCTGGGGCCAAAGGCCGTGTCTCGTAAAATTGTTTGGAATGTTAGAACAAAGGACATTGGGTTGTGTGTTGTAGAAGGAATGAGACCACTGCATGGTTAAATACATATAATCATATGCAATCAACTGATGATCATGATGGACCCAAATAACAATTAACACACAGTGCAAGACTGCAAATTCACTTCCATAATTCATCTATTACaaaattcttaatatatttcTGTAATAAAAATGATAGCAAATGGATATGGTGTACCATGAGGCAAGACAATTGATAGATATGGACGAAAGGCATGCATGGCTGGTTAGCTTTATATAAGCAATGCAAAAGAGGTAGAAAAAGTGTTTAAAGATTATGTGGGTCAAAAGGTCTTGTTAAAGTAccctaacaaaaaataaaataaaaaaaattgaggtgctaattatatatattgtggtAAGTGATATATTGTTACATGAGAATAcattttccttctattttttttttcttcttcttttgagtTTGATTGGACTTATCAAGATataattcattttcttcttcttcttcttttttcctttttctttcgacctttaaattttttttttcatttcttcaaactgcaaattcattttttgacccCATTTcagaccagactatttataatatatatgtgtatttatatataatttattcatatatagactattattttgaaatatatgtttatatatataatttattcatatatcgactattctgAAATAGTACtggtatcaaaatatttcgttccaaaacTTTGATCGGTACGACTTCCAgtatggtattcaaaactttatcTAGGACACCTTTACCTCCACGAGAAGAGAGAAATTCAAGAGCCTATTTTATATTAAGCTTCTTTACCACCATCTAGTACAAGAGATATGTCAAGAACTTCAAATTCTTTAACAATATTCCCAACGTTCACATAATgctttttatgaaatcttttcaACCACTGTATACTCTTCATTTGGATATCAAGTGAAACTCAAAATTGAAATAGAACTTGACTCCCAATGTAGCCAATTTCTTTGAGTTGTAACACTAGATAATTATTTCTATACAGATTGGGAGAGTTCCACATTAAGATTGGAATTGACGAGCTCTACGCTCGCATCTAATGCAGTTGAGCCCATCTCTAGCCTAGTCTCACGCTAAAAAATCTTTATCCTTAATACAAGTGAAACTAATAACTAGGGACCTGCTCCCAGGATTTATTTCTGTACAGACTATGTCAGCTGTATATATTATCTCTAAAGatttttaaggttttttttttttgatcaagTTGCCCTTAAAAATTGTGGGCAATTGGAGGGGATAAAATATCACAGGCCCAAAGTGGTTTTCCAAGCCTAGCTCAAGGTTGGGTGTCTCATCAGGAGGGAAGAAATAGAGAATGAGGGAAGGGACAAAAGGCTGAGGAAGGAAAATGATGTCAGGAGGAAAAGATGAGATATGACATAAAGAAGAAGAGATATAACATAAAGGAAAGAGGGATAGAGGATAAAAGGGAAAGGACCAGACAACTTTAAGGGAGCTTTTTCCAGACTGCGACTTCGacttcttcttcaacttcttcaacATTGCGATCAGAGCACCAATGACAGAGATCTCACCAGACAATAGATTCCTAATCTACATTGTACAACGTAGATGAAAGactataaaataatcatattataaTGGATTCTCATTTCCCCAAGCCCCCGTGGACGTATGCATTATATCGGAACatgtaaatatgtgtttttgtctcttttattttttctgtatttatttCTTGTTCACTATCATGGATGTAGGCACGGACACCATACAGCTATAACGGACCATCATCGAGGGCATTATACCATATTGATCGATGCCCGAATCGTCGTCGGTGGGCCAAGAATGACTCTTTCTTCCATTTCAGCTTACTATACAATTTTTAGACATTAACAGTATATACAAATCCAATCTGACTACCATCATATAACCTCTATCGACGTTTTAGTCATTCCTTATTCTTGAATTGAAATTCCTTTAAATTCTTAAAATGTAATAtccaaatttaattttgataagaTGAATTCTCAAATAAGAAGTGATACAACCACAAATAGATTCTCTAAAAATAAACCTATAAATTGACATTGATTTATATGATATGttggatctattttataataaaaataattttataatctaacgtattacatcaaaccacattaatttattggatttacttttatttttataaaatcccttaatactaaaacatttctcttctCGAACTCGAGATAACCAAACGGTCGAAAGGTGTAGTCTCACTTAAGATGCACCTGTTAATATAATGTCTATGTTTTTGGATCATGATATTGAGATCCACttgtgtatatatgtgtgtgattATAGTTATCAAGTGCAcatctttataataaaagacACTCAATTTCAAACATACTGCTTATAGCCTAGTAATTGTCATAACATATTTTTACAAGGGAAGTACAGACTATAACTCAGCCAAGTAAAATGCTGGTGATAAACCAAAGGATCGAATTACAGAGAGAAAGGTGCTTGATTAAGAGGTGAAGGCGTCAATAATGGTGGTGTGGAGAGGGTCACTCAAATGGGTTGCCCAGTTGTTGAGAGGGCCTTTTCCGGTGACGGCAGCTTGGACGGCAAAGCCAAGGAAGCCAACCATGGCGAGGCGGGCGTGCTTGATTTCTGCCAATTGGAGGGTGGCCTTCTTCTCTGGGTCGGAGGCCAAGCCTAGAGGATCAAAGTACTTCCCGCCGGGGTAAAGCCTCTTCTCCGGGTCCAGCTCTGCGTTTCTTTGGAACTCGATGTATCCAATTACCAGAACCTCAATCCATATCAACGCGGTGATGGAGAATGGAAGGGGTTGGCCAAGGTAAGAAGAACCTTCAATCAGCTCCACCTGAATTAGTACAAGCACCGATTTATACATTATTTTAGATCAATGTGATTGAGTTTCAAGGCATGCATTGCGCGCACCTGAAACAGAATATGCTTTTCTATGAAGATTGGGAGAGTTCCACATTAAGATTGGATTTGAACGTACCTTTCCGGCGTCTTGCCAGGTAACGCCGGTGAGCGACTCAACAGCGAGTGCACCGAGTGTGGCCAACATGGCCCACCTTCCATGGATGAGCTCGCACTCACGGAACCTCTGCAAGCCGAACACTTCGCTGTAGGGCTGGAACGGGGTCGACTTCACGTCCCCGCCCTCAAATCGGGTGCCGATCACGTCGCCGGCCAAATTCTTAGCCAGGTTCTGGTCCAACGAGTCCAAGTCGAACTGCAAGTACTCGGCGGGCTTGCCCAGTCCGAACGGGTCGAAACCGTAATCACCAACCAAGCTCCCGTCCAGCCATTCCGGAGCTTTGGCTCCCGGATACCAGAGAGGACGATCGGTAGTGGGCTTTACAGATTTCTTGGGCGGGCTTTTCTTACGTCCGAATCCGAATCGGGCTTGGAATCTGCCGGAGTTTGAGTAAACTTCTGGCAGACGTGTTCCAATGAAGGAGGAAGTAGCAGCGGCAGTGGTTGCAGCCATGGCGGTGGGGCTGAAGAGTGGCAGGAGGTTCGAGAATGGGTGATTTTAATAGTTGAAACCAATGGATTATATTTGGTGAAGGAGACGAATAGGTATATTTATCTGAGGTCTTGTGGATAACCAGAACTGAGGATTTTGGGTCATTGGATGGAGAAGCGTATCCATCTGACGGGCGTGAGGCTATAGGCCTTATCTTCGCCTTATCTTTGCCTTATCTCTGAGTGGTCTAGTGGGTCCCTCTGCTCGTCCACGACATTGGACGTCCTCTGAGTTCTCTTTTGTGGTTGAGGTTGCGAGCAAGAGAAAATTCCGAAAaagaagggttttttttttttttttggttttttaatacataaaaaactagaaataatattattgaccctactgatttaaaaaatattggtaaatatatgtaaaaacgAATTTGGCTATTTTCTAAATTTGTGTTTAGTTCCTAGTCAGTATAAGAttgtttaaatttgatttacttatacattatttattttcatagatgagatgagataagttgagataaaatttaaaattttaataaaatattgttagaatatattttttaatgttatttttattttaaattttgaaaattttaaattgtttattttttttttgtatatgaatttaaaaaaattataataattaaatgagattagatgagatgagataaaaaaatttgtgaaaatgaACTAGACTTGTTATGTATATTATGAGCTAAGATTGTATAATAAAACCGCATGACTGACCGACCGACCGACCCAACAAATAGattggaaaaaaggaaaagaaaaagagttttggtatattttgaaatttaccCACATTATCTAAATTATATGTTAAATGACGTCGTTAAATTGAAAGTTTGGTAGGCATGATTCATGTCGTTTTGTGCAGCTCTCTAGATCAACTGATCCATGCAGTACTAGTTTAGAATAGATCAATGTCTCTTGTTGCATTTGTTCTCTGTGGTATCAATTGGAGTTGTGCCAATTTCCCTTTGCATAAACCCCAACAAACCCAATCCAAATCATTTATTTCACTGCCCCTTGACATACATCTACCTCATGGCTCATGCCTTGATAAAATGGATTAttgttttctaaaaaataactgatatttatttatttttctcaaatctttatgcattttttattttactattttaattcataataCTTACAGTTACATCAGTTTATTCATATTCtatcaaataaataagaattttgcaatataattttaagaatgTTACTACTTGGcaatttaaaatatgttacCTTACTAAGTGAAATGAGAactgttataattataaaaaatttcaaaagttatatcactatttttgttatcattttaattccaaggcaatactatattaaataaagaaGTACCAAGTCTATACTAAAATTTTAtacaataaaaatgataaattcatataatttcatataaaatatttgatttattttataataaaaaaattataaaatttgatcgcattaaaatatgttaatttataatgtTGAAATTTTTATGTAGATTGAAGAATtctaatagataaataaattttaaagttttttaatGCGCAAGTCTagtatatagttttaaaaaaaattagataaatttaaaattcacatataaaaattatttttttaataataaattctaattttttttaaaaatatatattaattaaatattcgaATCTAGGTGATCAGCTCGGTGCGGTGACGTTAGGTCTGGTAAGTTCGAAGTGTCAATGCCCGAGCAGTTCAACATCACAGGGTCCCCCAAATAGCCACGTGTCAGATAATTGGAGCTTACACAAATATCTCCATTGTCAATTCCAAACACAAAAAATTTCGCGCCTCTTCGATGGAAACCGGCTACAGTCCGGTTGACTACCCCATGAAAAGTGTACTGGCTGTTCCGGTTGCTTTACTTTCTTTCCCGGTGTTTCCTTTGCTTCTCTCTCTGATTCTCTGTTTCGTTTTGTATTTTTCCCGTTGCTCGTGGAAGAGTGTCTCCGCCTCTAAGCTCCTTTCCTCAAAGGTACCTGTGTCTTTGTAGATCATTTTCGCCGTTTTTTTCCGTCCTAAGTGGCTAAGTCtccgtttggttgctgagaaaaaatatatatcaacggcgtttgtattttattttttactaaaccttCAAAACAAAGCACAGAAATATTCTTCGGGCGTATAAAGAAATCGTCTTAATTAGGCCAAAAAGAAAGATAGGTATTGAAAGATTGGTATAGGATATTTATGCTCGtgctcatttttccttttttttttttttttgtttcggtAGAATCTTATGATCGAGACTCTCTTTATATGTTTGCGTTTTTGTAACCTGATTTTTTTCTGCGTGCGTGCCTATTTTGGATGACTATTTGTCAGGATCAGGATCATGCAGCGCTTCTTGTAACGAGTTGATTGATTTTTTCCCCTTTGGAGTTTTGTTAGATTCGAAGTTGGTGCAATATTCACAtcggagagaaaaaaagaaaacaaaggatttaagtttattttgttaaggaaGTGTACTTACCTACAACAGTTGTTTAAACCAAActgttcttaaaaaaaaaaaaaagttcaaaccaAACTGCTCGTTCAAGTCATTTTAGATGTACGTCACGTCAGAGCACCATTACATGCGTGGcacttttaatttctttaaaagttAGAGCACTCacaatagattttataaaactcatttttatgtaaaatataaaggaaaatggtctaaaacatgCATCCggatgctttatttttttctattttacatttgtgtacagtATTGTCTCTAGATGTAGAAGCaactgtacacaaatgtaaacatattttaattgttttttatctttttttgtactttttcattaaaattgatttatttcattgtactttttctcttataaaatattaaaaagtataatattaaaatggtatgaagaaaaaatagataagctgatgtatGATGCATTGTAAAaatcagtatgtaaaatagaaaaagtgagatttggtgatgtattttaaaggatgagataaaaaatccATTGGAAGTGCTCTTAAAACTAGTAAAACTCATCttaaagaaacaaattaaaggCGAAAAATCAAGGGATTTCTTGGATTTTTCCCATGCACTGCCGGTCTGCCACCAAACGCAGCGGTCGCGTGACCGAGGCATCACTTGGATTCTGCCCAAGTGATGCCTGGGACAAGTCCAGGCATTGCATGGGGTAGGTTGGGCTTGGGAAGCCTGGGTCTCTAAGCGCAATccaggcatttttttttttcaatttttttgtctGTTGATTTGTTTCTTTGggctttttaatgttttatttttggttatataaaaaaattattattgttaCTTTTCTTACAGGTGCATGTAAAAAAACTTATGATACAATTATTAACAATTTACTAATGACGAGTTAAaatgatgaaagttgaaagCGTAGGGAGCAAAACGTTTAAAAGTAGGTTATGTGGACTGATCTGTCCAAAGGCAAACcacattattttattgtttaaagTCAATGTGGACTAACATTGACGGAGGCAAATGTAAATGTAAACTAAGATTTAGCTAGCAACCCCACTAAATTGTCTACGTTCCGAGAgataaatgcattttttttccctttacgCTCTACAATAAATCTACATATTTGGAGGGTTACCGTTTCCCATCTATTTGAATGGAATAggcaaaaggaaaaatatgtgATTAGCGAAATTTTACCTATGCCTTTCCTTACAccaatgctaatgctcttaaGAGGTTAAATATATGTGTCTAGGTATGGTGCATTGACTTGTATTGTTGGAACACTGGCATGGCTGcttcaaccaagtttttgctTCTTCTCTCATTGTTTTTCAGCAATTGCCTTGCACCCTTTTTAAACATTTGAAGGCGGTGTCACAGTTAACTATGTATTGAATTGCTCCATTACAATGCTATTATTTATACAGGAGATTGAAACGATGAAGAGTAAGGGGGCTGCTAATTACTCAAATGAAGCTTTGAAGCCTGTGGAGGAAAGGTTAGTTCTTCCATGCATTGTTTTAGGCTTAAGATATGCTCttaagtaaatttattttaggaTATTGGTTTCACAACCAATCTGCTATGTTATCAGGTTTGTCGATTTCTGATGTCACATACTTAATGGTGTATACAGCGTATACAGGAATATTGTTGTGATGTATCATGTATATTCAATTTTTCAGAAAGGGCGGGAAGCGAAAAGCCATGACAAAGGCTGACAAGAGTGTCAAACAGAAGAAGCAGAGAAAGGCCCAAATAAACCTAAACGACCTGCCAGTGCTTTCTTTGTGTTCCAGTTTGTATCTCTCATCTGTTGCTTTCTCTAgaaaattttcttgatttttgggAGAGGTGAGTTTGAAAATCAGTCTGATACATGTCATGTGAATATAATAGTGAGGAGTTTAGGAAGGACTTCAAGAAAGAGCACCCTGATGTTAAAGCTGTGTCAGCTgtaagattttattatatattttatcagTATAAGATTTGCCTTGCTTCTATATGATAATGCCATTGTTTCCCCCCAAAAGCCAACTGATTCATTCCTTGTTTGCATTAATTAAAGGTTGGGAAAGCTGGAGGACAGCAGTGGAAATCCATGTCTGATGCTGTAAgaactctcattttttttttttttatctgtttgTTAGTAATGACAAAATACCAATATTGGGGATTTTCCGTCCTTTGAAACTGTTTTCCTCTACTTAATAGCCAAACCGTCTGAAAAACTCTTGCAAGATATAACCATGTATGAAAACATTTGATTTACTGCTTGATACCAAACCTCTTTGAAAGTCGTTAATTGCCTGAAGCATTATTGACTTGACATATTCCAAACGATCCATGGTGGTTTTAGCCCTTCAATCCATCGAGGGAGATGGGTGTTTTAGTGAGGTTGATAATGGAATATGGATTTAGTGAAGGTCATTCAGCTATAAGCACATGGTCTTCTGGTGAAAGGACAGTTTTTAGATGAGAGCATTTAGTGGTAGAGAGAGATGGtccttttattgaaaaaaacttTGTGATGTTCTTTTTGGATTCGACCGTGTGGAATGAAGCATGTGTTTTTTACTTAAGCTTTATTGCCTGGTTTGGAAGGAAAAAGCTCAATATGAAGCCCAGGCTGCCTGGTTTGTTTACTACTGCATCTTTCATGTTTATATTGATAGGGGAGCACGACAGATGATGGATGTGGAGCCGTACAGGTCAGAATCTGAAGCGAATTAtgaagaggatgaagaggatgaagttctttgtgattttcttttagTTCTGGCGTTGTATCGCCTGTCACGTTTTGTGTTGCCTGCCATGTGAACCCTCTTGGCAAGTGAACTGAAGTGAGGAAGAAGACTCGGTTAGATTTATCTATAATATGTTGGATGTTGGTGGGCCATATGTTTACATGGGCCGGTAGGTTTAATTCAGACAGTGTGGGTTATTATACATGGGCTTGTCCTTAGTTCAGTCGAATTGTTATTAGCTGTAATAGTGGGGCCCATTATCGTATCCAAGGCCACCGTTTTCATTTACTTGCATTTCAGTTATGCTTTTTGTTATTAGTACCGATGGAATGTTCTTATCATGTTTGTTGTGTCTAATGCTTCTTGATTTATTGAAGTCAAAACTCGATTGTGAGCATCGTGCTTGCTTCTTTAACCTGTTACGATGGGTAACTATTTCGTTGAACATAAGCTGGATTCCTGTGAAATTATTCAAAAAGGTTAAGTTA
This sequence is a window from Carya illinoinensis cultivar Pawnee chromosome 9, C.illinoinensisPawnee_v1, whole genome shotgun sequence. Protein-coding genes within it:
- the LOC122276311 gene encoding chlorophyll a-b binding protein CP29.1, chloroplastic → MAATTAAATSSFIGTRLPEVYSNSGRFQARFGFGRKKSPPKKSVKPTTDRPLWYPGAKAPEWLDGSLVGDYGFDPFGLGKPAEYLQFDLDSLDQNLAKNLAGDVIGTRFEGGDVKSTPFQPYSEVFGLQRFRECELIHGRWAMLATLGALAVESLTGVTWQDAGKVELIEGSSYLGQPLPFSITALIWIEVLVIGYIEFQRNAELDPEKRLYPGGKYFDPLGLASDPEKKATLQLAEIKHARLAMVGFLGFAVQAAVTGKGPLNNWATHLSDPLHTTIIDAFTS